GGTGTGAGGTGGGAGACCTTTGAGGCACCCCTTCCCTCGAAAGCGCCCTGCAGACGGAAAAGCCCGTCTTACTGGATTGCCTGACACTCTGGCTCAGCAATCTCCTCCATGCAGGCCGTCATATTGCAAATGAAACGGCGCAACTTTGTGAAATGCTCAGTAAGCGGGAGGCACCCACCATCATTGTGTCCTCCGAGGTCGGACTCGGCATCACGCCCGAAAACGCGCTGGCGCGCCGCTTCGCGGATGAGGCGGGTGAGATGAATCAGAAGCTCGCTCGCATGGCCGATCATCTTTAGATGCTGGTCGCGGGCTACCCGTTAAAAATCAAGTAGATCCATCATCAGGAGAATTTCATGTCAGATGAGACAGAGCATCACCGTGCCAAGATGCAGAAGCGCAAAGCCATGCAGGACCGTATGGTCGCGGAAAATGATCGGGAAAAGGGCCTACTGATCGTCCATACGGGCAATGGAAAAGGAAAATCCACCGCCGCCTTCGGCATGGCCCTGCGCAGCGCCAGATATGGGCGACGCGTGGCGATCATCCAGTTCATCAAAGGTGCATAGGATACGCAGGATAAAGCCCGAGACATCGCGTTGCGCTATAAATATCTCACCTGCCAGGACGTCTTAAGCGGGTTGGCCAAACGTCCGGCTATGCAGCACATCGTGGCCACAGGACGTAATGCACCGACTGACCTCATTGAAGCGGCCGATCTCGTCACCGAAATGACGCTCGTCAAACATCCTTTCCATGCGGGGATCAAAGCGCGGGAGGGGATTGAATATTGAGCGCGCCCGGCGGCACAAGGTCGGCACTGGGCGGCCCCGCCCGCGCGCGAGGGCTTATGATTCAGGGCGCGGGGTCCAATGTCGGCAAGTCATCACTTGTCGCGTGACTGGCGCGCGCTTTTACGCGGCGGGGCCTGCGTGTCCTGCCTTTTAAACCGCAAAATATGTCGAATAATGCAGCTGTCACCGTCGATGGCAGGGAGATCGGCCGCACCCAGGCCCTGCAGGCTTTTGCCTGCCGTTCATTGCCTGAAACAGATATGAATCCCGTCCTCCTCAAACCCATGGCGGAGACGGGGGCGCAGATCATTCTGCAAGGTCAGATCTGGCGGCAGATGAGCGCCCGGGATTATCAGCAAGTCAAACGCAATCTGCTTGGCCCTGTCATGGAAAGCTATGAGCGACTGGCTGCAAAATCTGACCTAATTCTGGTTGAAGACGCCGGTGCCGCGTCGGAAGTCAATCTCAGGGCACATGATATTGCCAATATGGGTTTTGCGCGCGGCGGATCTGCCGGTGATCCTTGCCGGGGATATTGATCGCGGCGGTGTCATCGCAAACCTCGCCGGCACTAAAATCGTTATCGCGCCCGATGATGCCGCGCAGGTCAGCGGCTTCATTATCAATAAAATGCGGGGCGATACGTTGCTCTTCACTGCGGGGATGGAGACCATCTCGCGCCATACGGGGTGGGATGCGTTGGGGATCGTGCCGTTTTTCCCCGATTTGCGCCGTCTCCCTGCGGAAGATAGTCTTTCCCTTGAAGCCGTTTCCCACCGTGCGGGCGTCGCGGATATTATTGTGCTTATCCTGCCGCACATCGCCAACTTCGACGATATTGATCCGCTCCTGGATGAGCCGGATCTCGATGTCCGCCTCGTCAGGATTGATAAGAGTGCCCCCATCGCGCCGCATTTGCCGCGATCCCGCCTTATCATCCTGCCGGGCTCCAAATCCGTGATTCAGGATCTGACCACATTGAAGCAGGTCGGATGGGATGAGACCATCCGCCGCCATGTTGCCGTAGGTGGGCATGTGTGTGGTCTGTGTGGTGGATATCAAATGTTGGGTCGCACCATTCGTGACCCGGAAGCTGTGGAATCGCGGATTGCGGAGGCGTCCGGCATCGGGTTGCTGGATGTCGATACAGTGATTCGGCGGGAAAAATCGCTGATCGCCGTGCAAGGCGATATTCTGGATGGAAAGGGCCGGAAGTCAGGGGTTTTTGGGGGATATGAAATTCATTGTGGCACGACATCGCCCGCGGGCCCCCTTAAGAAACTGATCGCCGCCGCCTCTTCAGCCAGCAGTGCGCAAACGGAAGATGGACGCGTCTTCGGGACGTATGTGCACGGGCTTTTTGACACGCATGACGCGCGGAAACCTCTCCTCGCGCGCATTGGTCGGGAGTCGATGCAGCCGGATAAATCGGTCATGATGGATGATATATTGGATGGATTCGCTGACCACCTTGAAAAGCATCTTGATCTTGATGACCTGCTTCGCCGGGCGCGTTAGGCTTCAAGCCCATCTGACCTAGCGGTAAATCCATCGAGATCGGTCCGGATGTCGCGCCGCTCAGTTTTTCTCTTCCAGCTCCGGCGTTTCAGATAGTGACTTCGGGTAGCCGACGCAAAGATACGCCATCATCTCCCAACCAGGGTCAACCTCAAGGATTTGGCCCGTTATGGCGGGGTCAAGGATAGACACCCAGCCGACGCCGATGCCGCGCACCGTCGCCGCTAGCCAGAAATTATAAATCGCCATGACCACGGACCATTCGACCGTTTGCGGCATAGTGCGCCGCCCCAATCCACGCCCCTGCGTTGGTTCCGGGACAAAAAAAACGGCAATGTGGTGGGGTGCGTCCTTCAGCCCGTTTAATTTGAGACGCGCATATTCCTCTGCATCACGCGCCGGCAACTCCGCGCGGGCGGCGCGATTGCATCGTTCAAATTCCCGGTGGATCGCTAGACGGCACTCAGCGTCTTCGACACGGATGAACCGCCATGATTGCGAAAGCCCAACGGAAGGCCCCATCGACGCGCGATGCAAAAGCGCCTCAAGGACAGGTTCCGGCACGGATTGTTGCTGAAAATGCCGCACATCCCGCCGCCACCGGAGCAGTTGATCAAGCTCCTGCGTGAAATCGGCAGAAAACGCCATGGACGACATATAACCCTCATTTGACAAGTTTAGACCCCATCGAAGGTTCAGATCGAGGGGCGGGCATATTTAACGTGTGGCGGCGGTGCATAGCAATCCAATTATCGTGACAAAGAGGACACAGGCACGCGCATAGAGGCGCAAGGCCCGGCAGCCCGGCCATAAGAAACCAGAAAAGCGGCGCGATGACGCCATCGGAAAAATTCTCGGCAAGACTTTCAATCGCAGCGCGCGCAACGCCGCTTTCATCCAACGCGCGCACGTCTCGCCCCACAATGCGAGTCACAGCGCGACGCCCCGCCTCGAACCCGTGATGCGACAGAGCCTGTGCGACATCGGACACGTGGCGCCAGAGACTTTTCTGTGCGATGAAAGGCGCAGAAAAGTTCGAGAAGCACAGGCCGCGCCATGAAGAGGAAGCGGTGCACAATCCCCCACTCCACCAGGCCGGCGAAAATTCCGGCGGGTATGATGATGGCGGCGAGACATAACATGCCCCGCCACCGCCCCTTTCTTTCCGGGAGAGGCTGGGTGTTAAGCTGCGCCTCCATGAGGGTGATCAGCGCCCCGACCCATGTTACGGGATGCCCGATGCGACGAAATAAAGCTTGCGGATAGCCCTATAAAGCGTCCAGCAAACAGGCGATCAGCGCGGCCCAGAGGGTGACCTGGCCGTCAAACATAAGGGTCGTGCGGTGGCGTCACATGCATCATGATGCGGTCATTCCTGATATCAGCGCGTTCGGCGCGTATGGCGGGTCCGTGCTGGTCTTTCAGCGCGCTTTCCCCGAAGCGCCCTTACCGTGGTACGATTTATCGACGGGGGTCAATCCGTTTCATTATCCGATAGGCAACCTTCCCGAAGACGCGCTTTGCGCGCTGCCGGAGGCAGAGACCCTCGCACGACTGCGTCAAGCCGCCGCCAAAGCCTATGGATGTGACGCCAGCCTGATTGTCGCCCCCCGGACACGCAGGCCATTATCGGCCTCCTGCCCTATCTCCTCCGCCCGCCGCGCGTCTATATGGAAACACCAACTTATACCGGGCATGAAGAAAGCTGGCGCGGTGCGGGCATTGCCTGCACTGCCCGAGCAGACCTTATGACAAACGCCATCGACCCCGGATGCACCTCTATTTTGTGCCGCCCCAACAACCCCGGCGGTCGCCGAAACACCCTCACGGAATTAAAAGAATATGCAGCCCTCATTGAGCAACGCCGCGGCACGCTGATCATCGACGCCTCCTTCGCGGATTTTGAAACGACGTCCCACGCCGCGCTTCTGGAAAATCCGGCGGTCATTATGTTCCGCTCATTCGGGAAGACTTACGGGCTGGCGGGGCTGCGCCTCGGTTTCGCGCTGGGGCGGCACTCTGTGATGTCCCGCCTCGCCACCGCTTTGGGGCCGTGGCCGGTCCATGAATTGGCCCTCCATATCGGCACCAGCGCGCTGGAAGACGCGGCATGGCGCTTGAAAATAGCGGATAAACTTACGGTCCATGCCGAGAAATTACGCGTGATGATGTCACGTGCCGGATTCAGCTTTGTCGGTGGCACGCCTCTCTTCTCGCTCTTCTCGCATCCGCGAGCAAGGCATTTCTGGCGCTACTGCGCCGCTCAGGGCGTGGCGACGCGACGTTTCCGCGACAGGCCCGAATGGCTTCGATTAGGCCGCCCGCGGCGACGCGGCCACGTTTGATCGCCTTGAAACAGCCCTGATCGCGGCGTCGCGCTGACGCTGTTGGAAACCGTCGTGGACATAAGGCCCGTGCACTCCCGCCACGCGGATTCCGCACAACACAACTGATTTTTTTCTTGCATATTGCGCGCGCCTCACCGACATGGCGTGCATGGCCTACAGCATTAAGGAAATTTTTGCGACGCTACAGGGGGAAGGTGCGCATTCAGGACGCGCGGCAGTCTTCTGCCGTTTTACGGGTTGCAATTTATGGTCCGGCCTCGAATCCCACTGGGCGCAGGCCGATTGCACATTTTGCGACACAGATTTTGTCGGGGTGGATGGCGTCAATGGTGGGCGCTTCGCTGATGCGGAAAGTCTGGTTCGTGTCATCTCGCAAGTCTGGGATGAAACGGGGGCAGGCCGCGCGCAGCGTTATGTCGTCTTCACGGGTGGGGAACCGCTCCTTCAGCTCGACCCGGTTTTGATCGACGCCATGCATCGCGCGCAGTTCGAAATCGCCATTGAGAGTAATGGCACGATCCGTGCGCCTGACGGGATTGACTGGATTTGCATCAGCCCGAAACCCGGTCCTGAAACAATCCAAACCCGCGGAGATGAGTTGAAGCTCATCTTCCCCCAAGAAAATATGGACCCGGCGCGTTTTTCCGATTGGGCGTTCCGGCATTTCTTTCTTCAGCCGATGGATGGACCGCATTATAAAAAGCATCTTGCGGAAACGATTGCCTATTGTCAGACGCATCCTCAATGGCGCCTCTCCCTCCAGACACATAAGCTGATCGGTATCCCCTGATGCTTTCCGATAATGCCGCTCTCATTTTATTTTCCGGCGGGCAGGATTCCGCAACATGTCTCGCCTGGGCGTTACAACGTTATGACCGTGTTGAAACGGTGGGATTCGATTACGGCCAGCGTCACGCTGTTGAGATGTCATGCCGTTTGAAATTGCGCGAACTCATGCCGCGCCTGAAGCAGGAATGGGCATCCCGCCTCGGACCGGATCATGTGCTAGACCTCAGGACACTGGGCGCGCTTTCAGAGACGGCCCTGACGCGGGAGGCTGAGATCAGGATGACGCAATCCGGCCTGCCCAGCACATTTGTCCCGGGCCGTAACCTTCTTTTCCTCACTTACGCCGCGGCGTTGGCTGTGCGGCGTGACATGCGCCATATCGTTACCGGTGTTTGTGAGACGGATTATTCCGGCTATCCGGATTGCCGCGACGATACCATCAAAGCGTTACAAGTCGCCTTGAATCTCGGTATGGAAGCGCGGTTCGTCCTCCACACACCTTTGTTGTGGATCGATAAAGCGGAAGGCTGGACGCTCGCGCGGGAGATCGGGGGCGATGCGCTTGTGTCGCTGATCCGCGAGGAAAGCCATTCCTGTTATTTGGGGGATCGCGATCATCATCACCCATGGGGATATGGATGCGGCACCTGCCCGGCATGTGAATTACGGGCACGGGGATGGCAGGATTACGTCAATGCTTGACCTGCAATTCACCCGGCGCTTCTCCATGGGGCACCGTTTACTGAGCGATGCCGCACCGCGCTGCGCCATACCCCATGGCCATAATGAATATGTGACAGTCTCAATCCGCGCACGCAACACCAAGGCGCTGGATGGTCAGCGTAATATGGTGGCGGCTTTCGCGGATGTGAAGCGCCGCTGGCACCACTTCATTGACACACAGCTTGACCACGCGTTGCAACTCGGTGAGGGCGACAATCTACTCAACTGGTTTGCAACGCATGAGCCGGAAAATTACCGTCGGATCATTGTCACGCCCGGTGACCCGACGACGGAGTTGATGGCCGCTCTCCTGATGGCCAAAATCAATAGTTTCCTGGAGGCCGATATGCCGGATCTGGTCTGCCATCATCTGACCCTGTGTGAGACAGAGACGAATGCCGTGTCGATTTCCGGCCCGGTTGAGGATGTCCTGCCGCAGCTTGACCGTCCACGATCACTTTGCTGGTGGTGGCGTGCCGATGACACGATTTCCAACGCGCACCTAAACCTGCGTGACTCGGGCTGACACCGCTTTCCCCGAACATCAAATGATAGCGCCGTCCTTGTGATAGGTCATGATGCAGCCTGAGTAAGAGATCTGACGGCCCGGATCATAAAACCTGATCCACTCGTTCCAGGCTTCGCCACGAAGTTCCGCCGAAACGCGGAAAGGGCTTTCCGGCTCGTGATGATCCGTCTGGGCGGGTGCGTCATTTTGACGCGATGTTGTCGGCTCGTCCTGCTTCCTAAAGCGGTCAGTCGAAATAGTCATGGCGGTCATCCGATTAAAACGGTTGCAAATGGATCTTCTGTCGACACTTCCCGGCGTCTTCGACAGCATATGGAGGAGTCATCAACAGCCCATTAAGGACTCAATTTCCTAACGGATGATTTTTTAGAATCCAGTTTTTTCCTAATCTGTTGAACCTCAATTTCTTTCTTATATACGCTTTGGATACCAATCCGATTCGCTTCTTAAAATTTGTTTTCGTAAAATAACGAAGCCGTTAGGACTCACTCTCTCAACAGATGACCACTCTGCTTAATTGCGTGTGGACATGGTGTGCGCACGAGATTTTACTTCACATCATTTCGGCGCGCGCCAGTTGATTGACAGAGCGTAAAATAGTGAATCACGTCTCGCCCCCCTTCGGCGCCGGGACATCCTAAGGAGCCGAGTCACCTCTTGAAAATGACGGTTTGTAAAATCAAAATCTCCCGATTCTGGCATAGGATGGAAAGCGACGCATTATCGGGAGATTTCCATGATGATATCAAAATTCCGTGATTGTAGAATTATTGTCGGATCATTGATGGAAGCCGAACCTGAAAGGCTTTGACATTGTTGCATGTTGTACGAATACCGTCCTATCATGCTGTTTTTTAAATTGTAACTTGACTGTCCATTGTGGAGCAAACGGGATGAGACTTCCGCCTAAGGAAACATCGTGATAGATTTGTCGCAATACGCCGAGAGGGCGTGTCAGCATGGGTCTTTCACCGGGAATGGAGGGGACGATGCAACGCCCCGTTTGGTGCGCGACCCTGCTATCTTATTTTATCACGGCGTCACGCCGTATCGTAAAATATAACGTATCACGCCGTGTTAAGCCATTCATCATGTCGTGTTTCTGAAGGGAACATTCATCATGCGCTCAATCTCACGCCGTTTATTCAACTCTTCCATTTTCGCCATTTCTGCGACATCAATTGTCGCATTGTCATCGCCCGCCCAGGCAGCCCCGGATGCTCTCGGAAAGCCGGTGGCTCATTTCCGCTGGAGGCAAAATCCGCAGATATCGGGATCGGCTTCACCTGGGGTGAAGGCAAGCTCACTTACAAAGGGCGCGCGTACCGCTTTAAGGTCTCCGGCGGGAATATCGCAGCCGTCGGTTTCTCAAAAATTACTGCCATAGGCACGGTTTATAATCTGAAAAATCTACACGATTTTGACGGTGGCTATGCCGCGCTCAAT
This DNA window, taken from Acetobacteraceae bacterium, encodes the following:
- the bluB gene encoding 5,6-dimethylbenzimidazole synthase, translating into MSSMAFSADFTQELDQLLRWRRDVRHFQQQSVPEPVLEALLHRASMGPSVGLSQSWRFIRVEDAECRLAIHREFERCNRAARAELPARDAEEYARLKLNGLKDAPHHIAVFFVPEPTQGRGLGRRTMPQTVEWSVVMAIYNFWLAATVRGIGVGWVSILDPAITGQILEVDPGWEMMAYLCVGYPKSLSETPELEEKN
- a CDS encoding cobalamin biosynthesis protein, with amino-acid sequence MSDVAQALSHHGFEAGRRAVTRIVGRDVRALDESGVARAAIESLAENFSDGVIAPLFWFLMAGLPGLAPLCACLCPLCHDNWIAMHRRHTLNMPAPRSEPSMGSKLVK
- a CDS encoding aminotransferase class I/II-fold pyridoxal phosphate-dependent enzyme; translation: METPTYTGHEESWRGAGIACTARADLMTNAIDPGCTSILCRPNNPGGRRNTLTELKEYAALIEQRRGTLIIDASFADFETTSHAALLENPAVIMFRSFGKTYGLAGLRLGFALGRHSVMSRLATALGPWPVHELALHIGTSALEDAAWRLKIADKLTVHAEKLRVMMSRAGFSFVGGTPLFSLFSHPRARHFWRYCAAQGVATRRFRDRPEWLRLGRPRRRGHV
- the queE gene encoding 7-carboxy-7-deazaguanine synthase, with protein sequence MAYSIKEIFATLQGEGAHSGRAAVFCRFTGCNLWSGLESHWAQADCTFCDTDFVGVDGVNGGRFADAESLVRVISQVWDETGAGRAQRYVVFTGGEPLLQLDPVLIDAMHRAQFEIAIESNGTIRAPDGIDWICISPKPGPETIQTRGDELKLIFPQENMDPARFSDWAFRHFFLQPMDGPHYKKHLAETIAYCQTHPQWRLSLQTHKLIGIP
- the queC gene encoding 7-cyano-7-deazaguanine synthase QueC, coding for MLSDNAALILFSGGQDSATCLAWALQRYDRVETVGFDYGQRHAVEMSCRLKLRELMPRLKQEWASRLGPDHVLDLRTLGALSETALTREAEIRMTQSGLPSTFVPGRNLLFLTYAAALAVRRDMRHIVTGVCETDYSGYPDCRDDTIKALQVALNLGMEARFVLHTPLLWIDKAEGWTLAREIGGDALVSLIREESHSCYLGDRDHHHPWGYGCGTCPACELRARGWQDYVNA
- a CDS encoding 6-carboxytetrahydropterin synthase; this encodes MLDLQFTRRFSMGHRLLSDAAPRCAIPHGHNEYVTVSIRARNTKALDGQRNMVAAFADVKRRWHHFIDTQLDHALQLGEGDNLLNWFATHEPENYRRIIVTPGDPTTELMAALLMAKINSFLEADMPDLVCHHLTLCETETNAVSISGPVEDVLPQLDRPRSLCWWWRADDTISNAHLNLRDSG